A stretch of the Cryptosporangium phraense genome encodes the following:
- a CDS encoding antibiotic biosynthesis monooxygenase family protein, which produces MAVVKINAIEVPEGAGPELEKRFGARHGAVEGSPGFLGFELLRPVKGETRYFVYTRWESEEHFQAWVNGPAMEAHSGERARPVASGSTLLEFEVIQSADPKA; this is translated from the coding sequence ATGGCTGTCGTGAAGATCAATGCGATCGAGGTTCCTGAAGGTGCCGGGCCGGAGCTCGAGAAGCGGTTCGGTGCCCGGCACGGCGCGGTCGAGGGGTCGCCCGGGTTCCTCGGGTTCGAGCTGCTGCGTCCGGTGAAGGGGGAGACCCGCTACTTCGTGTACACGCGCTGGGAGAGCGAGGAGCACTTCCAGGCCTGGGTGAACGGCCCGGCCATGGAGGCCCACTCGGGCGAACGCGCCCGCCCGGTCGCGTCGGGTTCGACGCTGCTGGAGTTCGAAGTCATCCAGTCCGCGGACCCCAAGGCCTGA
- the hpxZ gene encoding oxalurate catabolism protein HpxZ has translation MEVDRPEIVAEVRAAFSSYEDALQRDDRATILGWFWDAPETVRFGIADRQNGVEELRAWRAAQPPVPLGRTLTETRVTTFGADYAVVTTLFTYPSGEALGRQSQTWARFGVGWRIVSAHVSEIRLPSWLS, from the coding sequence ATGGAGGTGGACCGGCCGGAGATCGTGGCTGAGGTCCGTGCAGCGTTCTCTTCCTATGAGGACGCTTTGCAGCGGGACGATCGGGCCACGATCCTCGGCTGGTTCTGGGACGCCCCGGAGACCGTGCGGTTCGGGATCGCCGATCGCCAGAACGGCGTCGAGGAGTTGCGGGCGTGGCGGGCGGCCCAGCCTCCGGTGCCGCTCGGCCGAACGCTCACCGAGACCCGGGTCACGACGTTCGGCGCCGATTACGCGGTCGTGACCACGCTGTTCACCTATCCGTCGGGCGAGGCGCTGGGGCGGCAGTCGCAGACGTGGGCGCGGTTCGGCGTCGGATGGCGCATCGTGAGCGCGCACGTGTCGGAGATTAGGCTCCCCTCATGGCTGTCGTGA
- a CDS encoding putative bifunctional diguanylate cyclase/phosphodiesterase yields the protein MAVHAGSTGVVVPSAVVDAVAHRWWEIARETCFVPMSSADTEAEFRSHTSRLLRALFADPFSAEPGREVGAALVARRFAAPEFLGRTTALFDDAVLAPLGVPGASGGQLADLRSALVTGYTEAIRDQTLAQQEELRRADLAARAESDAVSRAHAARFRAVFENAAVGIAISEWDGTILEANPALQRMLGYTLKQLRERGLDDLVHRDGAFAGPTEVGLRSDSAGPISGERPLVVNGGGVIWAQLTTSIISPEEATFGNQDAERYQLTVVEDVTDRRRMRARLVHQALHDPLTSLPNRALFFDRLREVLVRTGPRDPVGILVIDIDGLAAVNDSLGHEAGDQILASVADRLTEEISRAGHLVARIDGDDFAILVGPGGYRGAAEALARRVLAVLGRPFGVGAHAIPVTVTIGVAEVDAAGTDASGLLRAAQTALEWAKGDPTRSWAVFEPGRGEREAARRRLAAAMPAALESGAFQLDFQPIVGLSDGAVYAAEALVRWNHPRFGVLDPAQFIPLAEETGFIVPLGRWVLAEACRQASRWRTSGPRPPLVSVNIAARQVSDPSLLNDVAVVLDRTGLPPEGLQLEITESAIVGSAEAPTEVLQALAGEGIRIVIDDFGTGYSNLSTLRHLPIRELKLAGPFLQGVASEQPAALPGPVGTALERRPPDRVPGADMDVVGALVGLAHTLGLSVTAEGVETAGQADRLRELGCDAGQGWYFASPMPPDEFAASLTR from the coding sequence GTGGCGGTCCACGCCGGGAGCACCGGGGTCGTAGTGCCCTCGGCTGTCGTCGACGCGGTGGCCCACCGCTGGTGGGAGATCGCGCGCGAGACGTGCTTCGTGCCGATGAGCTCGGCCGACACCGAGGCCGAATTCCGCTCCCACACCTCCCGGTTGCTGCGGGCGCTGTTCGCCGACCCGTTCTCGGCCGAGCCTGGCCGGGAAGTCGGGGCGGCGCTGGTGGCCCGGCGTTTCGCCGCGCCGGAGTTTCTCGGCCGCACGACCGCGCTGTTCGACGACGCCGTCCTGGCGCCGCTCGGCGTTCCGGGCGCGTCCGGCGGGCAGCTCGCCGACCTGCGGTCCGCGCTGGTGACCGGCTACACCGAAGCGATCCGCGACCAGACGCTGGCCCAGCAGGAGGAGTTGCGCCGGGCCGACCTGGCCGCCCGGGCCGAATCCGACGCGGTCTCCCGCGCGCACGCGGCCCGGTTCCGGGCGGTCTTCGAGAACGCCGCCGTCGGGATCGCGATCAGCGAGTGGGACGGCACGATCCTCGAGGCCAACCCGGCCCTGCAGAGGATGCTCGGCTACACGCTCAAGCAGCTGCGCGAACGTGGGCTCGACGATCTCGTCCACCGCGACGGCGCGTTCGCCGGGCCGACCGAGGTGGGGCTGCGCAGCGACAGCGCGGGGCCCATCTCGGGCGAGCGCCCGCTCGTCGTCAACGGCGGCGGCGTGATCTGGGCCCAGCTCACGACGTCGATCATCTCGCCGGAAGAGGCGACGTTCGGAAACCAGGACGCGGAGCGGTACCAGCTCACGGTCGTGGAAGACGTCACCGACCGGCGGCGGATGCGGGCCCGGCTCGTGCACCAGGCGCTGCACGACCCGCTGACCAGCCTGCCCAACCGGGCCCTGTTCTTCGACCGGCTGCGCGAGGTGCTCGTGCGCACCGGGCCGCGCGACCCGGTCGGCATCCTGGTGATCGACATCGACGGGCTGGCCGCGGTGAACGACAGCCTCGGGCACGAGGCCGGCGACCAGATCCTGGCCTCGGTCGCCGACCGGCTCACCGAGGAGATCTCCCGGGCCGGTCACCTGGTCGCCCGGATCGACGGCGACGACTTCGCGATCCTGGTCGGCCCGGGCGGCTACCGGGGCGCGGCCGAGGCGCTGGCCCGGCGGGTGCTCGCGGTGCTGGGCCGCCCGTTCGGCGTCGGCGCGCACGCGATCCCGGTCACCGTGACGATCGGGGTGGCCGAGGTCGACGCGGCCGGCACCGACGCGTCCGGGCTGCTGCGGGCGGCGCAGACCGCGCTGGAGTGGGCCAAGGGCGATCCGACCCGGTCCTGGGCCGTCTTCGAGCCCGGCCGCGGCGAGCGCGAGGCGGCCCGCCGCCGGCTGGCCGCGGCGATGCCCGCCGCGCTCGAGAGCGGCGCGTTCCAGCTCGACTTCCAGCCGATCGTCGGGCTCTCCGACGGTGCGGTCTACGCGGCCGAGGCGCTGGTCCGGTGGAACCACCCGCGGTTCGGCGTCCTCGACCCGGCGCAGTTCATCCCGCTGGCCGAGGAGACCGGCTTCATCGTCCCGCTGGGACGGTGGGTGCTGGCCGAAGCCTGCCGGCAGGCCTCCCGCTGGCGGACGTCCGGCCCGCGGCCGCCGCTGGTCAGCGTGAACATCGCGGCCCGCCAGGTCAGCGACCCGTCGCTGCTCAACGACGTCGCGGTCGTGCTCGACCGCACCGGGCTACCGCCCGAGGGGCTGCAGCTCGAGATCACCGAGAGCGCGATCGTCGGCAGTGCCGAGGCGCCGACCGAGGTGCTGCAGGCGCTGGCCGGCGAAGGCATCCGGATCGTCATCGACGACTTCGGCACCGGCTACTCGAACCTCTCGACGCTGCGCCATCTGCCGATCCGCGAGCTGAAGCTGGCCGGGCCGTTCCTGCAGGGCGTCGCGTCCGAGCAGCCGGCCGCGCTGCCGGGGCCGGTCGGCACCGCGCTCGAGCGACGCCCGCCGGACCGGGTGCCGGGCGCCGACATGGACGTCGTCGGGGCGCTGGTCGGGCTCGCGCACACGCTCGGCCTGAGCGTCACCGCGGAGGGCGTCGAGACCGCCGGTCAGGCCGATCGGCTGCGCGAGCTGGGCTGCGACGCGGGGCAGGGCTGGTATTTCGCCAGCCCGATGCCCCCGGACGAGTTCGCCGCCTCGCTCACTCGGTGA
- a CDS encoding SDR family oxidoreductase, with the protein MATRKFPRGKTVLITGAARGIGAELARQATAAGARVALVGLEPDRLSALADELGPTASWAECDVTDQAALEAAVESTLAAHGAIDIVVANAGIANHGTIAVSPPEAVARVIEVNLLGVVRTVTSTLPAVTAARGHYLLISSAAAFTILPGMTAYSAAKAGVEQFANGLRLEVAHKGVTVGSAHPIWIDTDMVRDLRDDVGAARESARRLPGFLGATVSVEDCASTLLDSIARRARKVYVPRSVAVLSAMRTIILGPLVERAMIAQAKNHVPQFEAEVLATGRFFGKNSTAKF; encoded by the coding sequence ATGGCTACGCGAAAATTCCCCCGTGGAAAGACCGTCCTGATCACCGGCGCAGCTCGCGGAATCGGCGCCGAACTGGCCCGGCAGGCGACGGCCGCGGGCGCCCGGGTGGCCCTCGTCGGGCTCGAGCCCGATCGGCTGTCGGCGCTGGCCGACGAGCTCGGACCCACCGCGAGCTGGGCCGAGTGCGACGTCACCGACCAGGCCGCGCTGGAAGCCGCGGTCGAGAGCACGCTGGCCGCGCACGGCGCGATCGACATCGTCGTGGCCAACGCGGGCATCGCCAACCACGGCACGATCGCGGTCTCCCCGCCCGAGGCGGTGGCCAGGGTGATCGAGGTGAACCTGCTCGGCGTCGTCCGCACGGTGACCTCGACGCTGCCCGCGGTGACCGCCGCGCGCGGCCACTACCTGCTGATCTCCTCCGCGGCCGCGTTCACGATCCTGCCCGGCATGACCGCCTACAGCGCGGCGAAGGCCGGCGTCGAGCAGTTCGCCAACGGTCTGCGGCTCGAGGTCGCCCACAAGGGCGTGACGGTCGGTTCGGCCCATCCGATCTGGATCGACACCGACATGGTCCGCGACCTGCGCGACGACGTCGGTGCGGCCCGCGAGAGCGCCCGCCGCCTGCCCGGGTTCCTCGGCGCGACCGTCTCGGTGGAGGACTGCGCCTCCACGCTGCTCGACAGCATCGCCCGGCGCGCGCGGAAGGTGTACGTCCCGCGTTCGGTGGCCGTCCTGTCGGCAATGCGGACGATAATCCTGGGGCCGCTCGTCGAACGCGCGATGATCGCCCAGGCAAAGAATCACGTGCCGCAGTTCGAGGCGGAGGTGCTCGCGACCGGCCGCTTCTTCGGCAAGAACAGCACGGCCAAGTTCTGA
- a CDS encoding radical SAM protein: MSRNGGKDGGSVLRVRIARPVDRPAPADTRASVCRFCPSALTSAESQPLPVRSPAQLVLLARDAWEDGLARMWLTAEVPDDVPHYVRAVRDDVPGMRVAVDCGPADACVLHQLRTAGVTDVGIHIGSLDDDVRARDSDAEAVPLSGYERAWDEAVRVFGRYRVTTCLVVGAGENPGDLVSGAARLIARGVQPVVVPYRAGTDALVRWAGQAVADMLRTVGAGNSSGAGSSSTATGPHPIIT, translated from the coding sequence GTGTCCCGGAACGGTGGCAAGGACGGCGGATCCGTACTCCGCGTCCGCATTGCGCGCCCGGTCGACAGACCGGCCCCGGCCGACACCAGAGCGTCGGTCTGTCGCTTCTGCCCATCGGCCCTGACGTCGGCCGAATCGCAACCGCTCCCGGTCCGGAGCCCGGCCCAGCTGGTCCTGCTGGCCCGGGACGCGTGGGAGGACGGCCTGGCCCGGATGTGGCTGACCGCCGAGGTCCCGGACGACGTCCCGCACTACGTGCGTGCGGTCCGGGACGACGTCCCCGGGATGCGCGTCGCGGTGGACTGCGGTCCGGCCGACGCGTGCGTGCTCCACCAGCTCCGGACGGCCGGCGTCACCGACGTCGGGATCCACATCGGTTCGCTGGACGACGACGTACGAGCCCGCGATTCCGACGCCGAAGCCGTGCCGCTGTCGGGCTACGAACGAGCCTGGGACGAAGCGGTCCGGGTGTTCGGCCGCTACCGGGTCACCACGTGCCTGGTCGTCGGCGCCGGGGAGAACCCCGGCGACCTGGTGTCCGGGGCCGCGCGGCTGATCGCCCGCGGTGTGCAGCCGGTCGTCGTCCCCTACCGGGCCGGCACCGACGCGCTGGTCCGCTGGGCCGGCCAGGCCGTCGCCGACATGCTCCGCACGGTCGGAGCGGGCAACTCCTCAGGCGCGGGCAGCTCCTCAACCGCAACCGGGCCGCACCCGATCATCACCTGA
- a CDS encoding ANTAR domain-containing protein gives MVAAGDAAIPSDVALLRDELLSARTELDGLREAMSRRAVIEQAKGVFMERYGVGEEGAFARLVALSQSTNVKLVQIATDVVARSGGATGAENGRSNWIDRALDAFGEPAVVVSPIPTERGSVADFQIDHVNRAAVRWIGRPRDRMLRATTASIYPSAKASVLINVCRRALATGTLVGAPWPVADDETQADADQRRPVRVHAARVSTVVLVTWQVLSGRVTE, from the coding sequence GTGGTTGCAGCGGGTGACGCCGCGATCCCGAGCGACGTCGCGTTGCTACGCGACGAGCTGTTGTCGGCACGGACGGAGCTCGACGGTCTCCGCGAGGCGATGAGTCGTCGGGCGGTGATCGAACAGGCCAAGGGCGTGTTCATGGAGCGCTACGGCGTCGGCGAAGAGGGTGCGTTCGCGCGCCTGGTCGCGCTGTCGCAGAGCACGAATGTCAAGCTCGTCCAGATCGCCACCGACGTGGTGGCCCGGTCGGGCGGGGCCACCGGGGCCGAGAACGGGCGGAGCAACTGGATCGACCGGGCCCTCGACGCGTTCGGTGAGCCGGCGGTCGTGGTCAGCCCGATCCCGACCGAGCGCGGTTCGGTCGCCGATTTCCAGATCGACCACGTCAACCGGGCCGCGGTCCGGTGGATCGGACGTCCGCGCGATCGGATGCTCCGCGCGACGACCGCGTCGATCTATCCCTCGGCGAAGGCGAGTGTCCTGATCAACGTCTGCCGTCGGGCGTTGGCGACCGGCACGCTGGTCGGCGCGCCCTGGCCGGTGGCCGACGACGAGACCCAGGCCGACGCCGATCAGCGGCGTCCGGTGCGGGTGCACGCGGCCCGGGTCAGCACGGTCGTCCTGGTGACCTGGCAGGTACTCAGCGGCCGGGTCACCGAGTGA
- a CDS encoding TetR/AcrR family transcriptional regulator: MTTTSPARTPAPRGRPRDPALEDRVFRAAIELFGQKGWAGFTIDGVAKAAGVGKASLYLRWNSKQQLLFDALGARASIDVSIDTGDIRSDLRHLGSQLLGMFWDDGGVTYMRLVVEGAVHSEFAEHRDRLTHPTIAAARQIVRRAAARGELPPGTSPAVVLDAILGATIMHVAVTPVELREAAREQSDEYLDELVDLILAGVRRAV, translated from the coding sequence GTGACCACCACCTCGCCCGCCCGGACACCCGCGCCCCGAGGAAGACCCCGGGACCCGGCCCTGGAAGACCGCGTCTTCCGCGCCGCGATCGAGCTGTTCGGCCAGAAGGGCTGGGCCGGCTTCACGATCGACGGGGTCGCGAAGGCCGCCGGCGTCGGGAAGGCATCGCTCTACCTGCGCTGGAACAGCAAACAGCAACTCCTGTTCGACGCGCTGGGAGCCAGGGCGTCGATCGACGTCTCGATCGACACCGGCGACATCCGGTCCGACCTGCGCCACCTCGGGTCCCAGTTGCTGGGCATGTTCTGGGACGACGGCGGGGTCACGTACATGCGCCTGGTGGTCGAGGGTGCGGTGCACAGCGAGTTCGCCGAGCACCGCGACCGGCTCACCCACCCGACGATCGCGGCCGCCCGCCAGATCGTCCGGCGCGCGGCCGCCCGAGGTGAGCTGCCTCCCGGCACGTCGCCCGCGGTGGTGCTGGACGCGATTCTCGGCGCGACGATCATGCACGTCGCGGTGACGCCGGTGGAGCTGCGCGAGGCTGCTCGGGAGCAGAGCGACGAGTATCTCGATGAGCTGGTGGATCTGATTCTGGCCGGGGTGCGCCGGGCGGTCTGA
- a CDS encoding DUF4388 domain-containing protein, whose amino-acid sequence MSGVSAEVAPRRWGGVPEALDELTAGRATGAVHVEGGSIYLLDGEIYYVQTPAAPGVDCLLQASGTVPPSVFQTAWTAGAAAGQVGEVLVKSGALSRGEAELCTATAIADGAFALFMAPPGEVRFAPGEGHWWGALRRVAPAALEAQVRKRRRLLERTPPGDADDQPVVAAGRLGRHHVVLTDLQWELVVHADGRRTPRELARLLGRSAFSAVLETRRLITAGLIRVVAAPPLNLPPAHAAPSRAVPPYAAPPYVPALPVDPGPPAAATSSPPAISPPPEASQSSGPSSSGSSSSGSPSADGPAEATRPLPVRRPAHSAPLPRRQPGAALRGVVPVGPQPGVPSGSVLDVPEPDTGLLSRVRNALEGLR is encoded by the coding sequence ATGTCCGGCGTCTCGGCCGAGGTGGCTCCCCGCCGTTGGGGAGGTGTTCCCGAGGCTCTGGACGAGTTGACCGCGGGCCGGGCCACCGGCGCGGTTCACGTCGAGGGGGGATCGATCTACCTGCTCGACGGCGAGATCTACTACGTGCAGACGCCGGCCGCGCCCGGGGTCGACTGCCTGTTACAGGCGTCCGGCACCGTGCCGCCGTCGGTGTTCCAGACCGCTTGGACGGCCGGGGCCGCCGCCGGTCAGGTCGGCGAGGTGCTGGTCAAGTCCGGTGCGCTCAGCCGGGGCGAGGCCGAGCTGTGCACCGCGACGGCGATCGCCGACGGGGCGTTCGCGCTGTTCATGGCCCCTCCGGGCGAGGTCCGGTTCGCGCCGGGCGAGGGGCACTGGTGGGGCGCGCTCCGCCGGGTCGCTCCGGCCGCCCTGGAGGCCCAGGTCCGCAAACGACGCCGATTACTCGAGCGGACGCCTCCCGGTGACGCCGACGACCAGCCGGTGGTCGCCGCCGGGCGTCTCGGGCGCCACCACGTCGTCCTGACCGATCTGCAGTGGGAGCTGGTCGTCCACGCGGACGGCCGGCGGACCCCACGGGAGCTGGCCCGGCTGCTCGGGCGCTCGGCGTTCAGCGCCGTGCTCGAGACCCGCCGCCTGATCACCGCCGGCCTGATCCGGGTCGTCGCCGCTCCCCCGCTCAACCTGCCCCCGGCGCACGCGGCTCCCTCGCGGGCCGTCCCGCCGTACGCTGCGCCGCCGTACGTGCCGGCCCTGCCCGTCGACCCCGGGCCGCCGGCCGCCGCCACCTCGTCGCCGCCCGCGATCTCGCCGCCACCGGAAGCGTCCCAATCGTCCGGACCATCGTCGTCCGGATCATCGTCGTCCGGATCACCCTCGGCCGACGGGCCGGCCGAGGCCACGCGGCCGTTGCCCGTACGGCGGCCGGCGCACTCGGCGCCGCTTCCCCGGCGGCAGCCGGGGGCCGCCCTACGCGGGGTCGTCCCGGTCGGGCCGCAGCCGGGCGTTCCATCCGGGTCGGTGCTCGACGTACCGGAACCGGACACCGGACTGCTCTCCCGGGTCCGCAACGCGCTGGAGGGCCTCCGATGA
- a CDS encoding carbon-nitrogen hydrolase family protein encodes MRTTRVAAVAAPFGRDLDECFARIERLVALARARGVQLLALPEASLGGYRAPDADEPPALDPDGPELRRLAAIAGDMVLCAGYYERADEGVRYNSAVCVTGDGVLGRHRQAHQPGAFDTPVGRIGLMICYDKASPDAARALAADGAAIGVCLSAWPASRANASPDLGRDRWTRQFDLFDQARAVENQLLWLSANQSGRFGDLRFVASAKVVDPGGDVLATTGVAAGAAVADVDVAEAVDLARRAVSARYASSSRREAQMV; translated from the coding sequence ATGAGGACGACAAGGGTGGCGGCGGTCGCGGCGCCGTTCGGACGCGATCTCGACGAGTGCTTCGCCCGCATCGAGCGCCTGGTCGCGCTGGCCCGGGCCCGGGGCGTCCAGCTGCTGGCGCTGCCCGAGGCCAGCCTCGGCGGGTACCGGGCTCCGGACGCCGACGAGCCGCCCGCGCTCGACCCGGACGGCCCGGAGCTCCGGCGGCTGGCCGCGATCGCCGGCGACATGGTGCTGTGCGCGGGCTACTACGAGCGGGCCGACGAGGGCGTCCGGTACAACAGCGCGGTCTGCGTGACCGGCGACGGCGTGCTCGGACGTCACCGTCAGGCGCACCAGCCGGGCGCCTTCGACACTCCGGTCGGCCGGATCGGGCTGATGATCTGCTACGACAAGGCGTCCCCGGACGCGGCCCGGGCGCTGGCCGCGGACGGCGCGGCCATCGGCGTCTGCCTCTCGGCCTGGCCGGCCAGCCGCGCCAACGCGTCACCCGACCTCGGGCGCGACCGCTGGACCCGCCAGTTCGACCTGTTCGACCAGGCCCGGGCGGTCGAGAACCAGCTGCTCTGGCTGTCGGCCAACCAGTCCGGACGCTTCGGCGACCTGCGGTTCGTCGCCAGCGCCAAGGTCGTCGACCCGGGCGGTGACGTGCTGGCGACGACCGGCGTCGCGGCCGGTGCAGCGGTCGCCGACGTGGACGTCGCCGAGGCCGTCGACCTGGCCCGCCGGGCCGTGTCGGCGCGCTACGCGAGCAGCTCCCGCAGGGAAGCGCAGATGGTCTGA
- a CDS encoding alpha/beta hydrolase, producing the protein MPVDQSLVPLLALINSPQIPKLGTGTPTEARANFRAFTVDVRDPATLVPVAAIENVTIDGANGTPLPGRIYRPDVDGPTPTIVFFHGGGFVLGDIDTHDDQCRWLCREVGAVVVSVGYRLAPESPFPGPADDALAAVRWAAARISGLGGDPDRLAVAGDSAGGNLAAVVAQDCRDAGGPALAAQLLLYPAADFAGDYPSMVENAEGYFLTGSDMIWFTTHYVPRDADPADPRLSPLRGRLDGLPPAVVATAGFDPLRDAGDAYASALNEAGVRTIAHRFDGLIHGFFGMGPVSPASEQAVQTICASLRELLA; encoded by the coding sequence ATGCCGGTCGACCAGTCCCTCGTGCCGTTACTCGCGCTGATCAACTCGCCGCAGATACCGAAGCTCGGTACGGGCACGCCCACCGAAGCCCGCGCGAACTTCCGCGCGTTCACGGTCGACGTGCGCGACCCGGCCACGCTGGTGCCGGTCGCCGCGATCGAGAACGTGACGATCGACGGCGCGAACGGGACGCCGCTGCCCGGCCGCATCTACCGCCCGGACGTCGACGGCCCGACGCCGACGATCGTGTTCTTCCACGGCGGCGGGTTCGTGCTCGGCGACATCGACACCCACGACGACCAGTGCCGATGGCTGTGCCGGGAGGTCGGCGCGGTCGTGGTCAGCGTCGGGTACCGGCTCGCGCCGGAGTCGCCGTTCCCCGGACCGGCCGACGACGCGCTGGCCGCGGTCCGCTGGGCGGCGGCCCGGATAAGCGGCCTCGGCGGTGATCCGGACCGGCTGGCCGTCGCCGGGGACAGCGCGGGCGGCAACCTGGCCGCGGTCGTCGCCCAGGACTGCCGGGACGCCGGCGGCCCCGCCCTCGCCGCGCAACTGCTGCTCTACCCGGCGGCCGACTTCGCCGGGGACTACCCGTCGATGGTCGAGAACGCCGAGGGCTACTTCCTCACCGGGTCGGACATGATCTGGTTCACCACCCACTACGTCCCGCGCGACGCCGACCCGGCCGACCCCCGGCTCTCGCCGCTGCGCGGACGGCTCGACGGGCTGCCGCCCGCGGTGGTGGCCACTGCGGGCTTCGACCCACTGCGCGACGCCGGGGACGCTTACGCGTCCGCGTTGAACGAGGCCGGCGTGCGGACGATCGCCCACCGGTTCGACGGGCTGATCCACGGCTTCTTCGGCATGGGCCCGGTGTCCCCGGCGTCCGAGCAGGCCGTTCAGACCATCTGCGCTTCCCTGCGGGAGCTGCTCGCGTAG
- a CDS encoding PaaI family thioesterase, which produces MTDERLISDRGITAGERFADVDEWENRRGEGPHLWRTLGYRRAGWSPGATAVEWDATADYCFPSAGGPIVQGGLVTALLDAAMGGACWTVLDRDQAFLTADLRVEFLRSSRPGLLRATGEVIRRTRRVIFCAADLYDADGAQLASSRCTQVVLPADGHAGRYGPPEADGGPPRDARG; this is translated from the coding sequence ATGACCGACGAACGACTGATCTCCGATCGAGGCATCACGGCCGGCGAGCGGTTCGCCGACGTCGACGAGTGGGAGAACCGCCGCGGGGAAGGGCCGCACCTGTGGCGGACGCTCGGGTACCGCCGGGCCGGCTGGTCGCCGGGCGCCACCGCGGTCGAGTGGGACGCCACCGCCGACTACTGCTTCCCGTCGGCCGGCGGCCCGATCGTCCAGGGCGGCCTGGTCACCGCGCTCCTCGACGCGGCGATGGGCGGCGCCTGCTGGACCGTCCTCGATCGGGACCAGGCGTTCCTCACCGCTGACCTGCGGGTCGAGTTCCTGCGCAGCTCCCGGCCGGGCCTGCTCCGGGCGACCGGCGAGGTGATCCGCCGGACCCGCCGGGTGATCTTCTGCGCCGCCGACCTGTACGACGCCGACGGCGCCCAGCTCGCCAGCAGCCGCTGCACCCAGGTGGTACTCCCGGCCGACGGACACGCCGGCCGCTACGGCCCCCCGGAAGCCGACGGCGGCCCACCCCGCGACGCCCGCGGTTGA
- a CDS encoding TetR/AcrR family transcriptional regulator — MTSSATRHSEQARPADRSAENARANGHRVRLLAGMATALVEKGYSAVTIADIARHARVSKRTFYEHFADKQECFLAVYASASDRLLRLADEAAQPDLGWVEQVRAAVHAYLAALQTEPALTRTMLLEIQSAGPEALRLRRRGQQRFATLLLERAEEGARARPGARPISAAMATAVIGGLNELVLEAVEDGRADRLTELDAVATEFVRAVLVAPGE, encoded by the coding sequence GTGACATCGTCCGCGACGCGACATTCCGAGCAGGCTCGCCCCGCCGACCGCTCGGCCGAGAACGCGCGCGCGAACGGCCACCGCGTCCGACTGCTCGCGGGCATGGCCACCGCGCTGGTCGAGAAGGGCTACAGCGCGGTGACGATCGCCGACATCGCCCGCCACGCCCGGGTCTCCAAGCGGACGTTCTACGAGCACTTCGCCGACAAGCAGGAGTGCTTCCTCGCGGTCTACGCCTCGGCCAGCGACCGGCTGCTCCGGCTGGCCGACGAGGCCGCGCAGCCCGATCTGGGCTGGGTCGAGCAGGTGCGGGCCGCGGTGCACGCCTACCTGGCGGCGCTGCAGACCGAGCCGGCGCTCACCCGCACGATGCTGCTGGAGATCCAGTCGGCCGGTCCGGAGGCGCTGCGCCTGCGCCGGCGTGGGCAGCAGCGGTTCGCCACGCTGCTGCTGGAGCGGGCCGAAGAGGGAGCGCGAGCGCGCCCCGGGGCCCGGCCGATCTCGGCCGCGATGGCCACCGCGGTGATCGGCGGGCTGAACGAGCTGGTGCTGGAGGCGGTCGAAGACGGCCGCGCGGACCGGCTCACCGAGCTGGACGCGGTCGCCACCGAGTTCGTCCGCGCGGTGCTGGTGGCGCCCGGGGAGTAG
- a CDS encoding roadblock/LC7 domain-containing protein, with the protein MSARWPLGSWRAVALPTQRVGPLVPRRPARLKELRTDEGSVVERENEAEVLAQIRGLRDRVRHVAGSLVASVDGRLVAHDTHGIEPDGMAAMSAAVLGLSQRVIESVGPGQFAETVTRGTRGYVATYAAGPRAVLTVLTGEETNIGRLHLEARQVANRLAALLEEATSNR; encoded by the coding sequence ATGAGCGCTCGCTGGCCGCTCGGATCCTGGCGAGCCGTCGCGCTGCCGACGCAGCGGGTCGGCCCACTGGTGCCGCGACGCCCGGCCCGGCTGAAGGAGCTCCGAACCGACGAAGGGAGTGTGGTGGAGCGCGAGAACGAGGCGGAGGTGCTGGCCCAGATCCGGGGGCTGCGCGATCGGGTCCGCCACGTGGCCGGGAGCCTGGTCGCGAGCGTGGACGGGCGGCTGGTCGCGCACGACACCCACGGCATCGAACCGGACGGGATGGCCGCGATGTCGGCGGCCGTGCTCGGGCTCAGCCAGCGGGTGATCGAGAGCGTGGGCCCCGGCCAGTTCGCCGAGACCGTCACCCGGGGCACCCGCGGCTACGTGGCGACGTACGCCGCCGGCCCGCGGGCCGTCCTCACCGTCCTCACCGGCGAGGAGACGAACATCGGCCGGCTCCACCTGGAGGCGCGGCAGGTCGCGAACCGCCTGGCCGCCCTGCTCGAGGAAGCAACGTCGAACCGGTAA